CAGTGCTAGTTATACCACCCTTTGTCCTACAGAgcctcaggaaagaaaaagacaactgcACTAGGCTGCTGGTTTTGCCAAGATGAACTCCCACACAGCAAACACTCTCTGGCAGCTGCCCCAGTATGAACTAGCACCAGGAATATTTGGCAAAGAAGCTGACAGAATACCCAACTATAACACCTCTCTCTGGCAGGGCTGCCACATTATTCCTAGCAACTACAgccaggaggaaaaacaagtgcctccacacaaagcagcagaaggtAAACGTCAGTCCCATTTCCCAGGTAAGGAAACAGCAGTCCACAACAATTAAGATAGCTAGGACACAGAGTTAGAAACCCACCCTTTCCTCACATGCATAATTCCCAGGTAGAAGGGATTGATGCCTTTACTTCcccacagaaggaaaaggttgACAAAGTGAGAAGGACACCCAAAGGCTTCTGAGAAGCGCACAGAAtgcaggaagagaggaaaaacctGAGTTAACTGAGTAAGAGTGACAGCAGTGGCATCAATACCATTGTAGGCAAAACGGCTGTCAGACGAGGACTCCAGGTCTgcaagggaagagaggaagaataTAAATTTAAGGCCTAAGACTCAGCAGGAGCACAAAAGTGAGAACAGACACGAGGAAGAGAGAGGTCATCCTCTTCTCCTTGGAAAGAGGGGCAGAATCCAGATGCACACGGTTGAGGCTGAAGGGTACAATTCTTCCCTAGCAGCCTTCTCTAACATCAGAGGATGTGGCCCACACTGATCTAGAGGAAGCAACCTACCTATGTTGAAGATGTATTCTCCTCCACGCTCCCGGTACATTCGATACACAAAGTAGCAGGATCCGGGTTTCAGGAGGAGGCTGAAGATGGCCATGCCCATACTGAAACGCTTCGCATCGATGAGATAAGCATGTAAAGGGTAGTAGACGGAGATGTGAATGATGTCTGTGAGGACTGTGAACAGCAGGCCGGACAGGAACTGGAAAGAGAGAACAGGACATGAATTGAATGAGGAATTAACTACCAGGAGTAACAGCCAGTTATAGGTTCTATCTACTAGAAGATCAGCATTCACACAGTTATGCTTTCACCTCTGTATAACACAAAACCTCTGTATGACCCCTGACACAGCCCCAAGGTAAACAGATTATCGTATGATCTCATACatcatgtattttcttcacatCTGCTGGACGCTTTCTACTAGTATGTTCCAGGGTTGTTTATTTATGCTTGCCAATTTCTTTAATGATCAGAGAAGGGAATCTCTAAAGACATCTCTAACTCAAGCATATTAAATAGTCTGAATCCTCCTCTGGCATTGAAAGCGACAACAGCAGGCAGAAAATAAGAACCAAGTATGCCTTACCCCTGAGAAGCAAAATAATGGATAGTGAATGCTTCTCACCACAGTTTATAGTGCTTAAGTAGAAGCCAGGTTCCCTTGGGGAgacaagaataaataaatgaagagtttGACTTGTTCACTGTTGCACTGGGAGCAGCTGAAGATCATCACTATACTGATTCAAAGGAACCTTTCTGCCCTCCACCCtctccctgagcagccaggTAAAGGCAAATGCCCTCACACTCACCATCACGATGGCATCAAGGGAATCTCGCTGCACAATGGCCCAGATCCCCACTGCAAGGACACTGAAATTCCCCCAAGCATAGGAGGCTGGAAACGAGTTATTCATGCATCCCCTGCcaaacaagacaaagaaaacccaACCCAAGTTCACAAGGAGcctgcagcagtgtttgcatttaTCCCTGCTCCCATACAGGCACTTGGCCTTAGGATCTCCTTGCACACAGGTGTGAACAGGGAGTGCCGATTCCCCAAGAACATCCCATTCCTAGTTTGAAGGAAGCTCTTCTCAAGCCAGGCCAGTTACCAATCACTCACCACACTGTGAGCAGCCAGTGCACCAGAATGATGGCCTATGGaaaaaacagagaggaagaCAGGTCAGCAAGTGGGAAAACTGTGGGAGAAATGATATAAAATTATACCACCTCATCTCCATGACAGAGAGTAGGAGGGTGCCCTGGAACCAGTGCAAAAAACTACCCTAGCAACAGGTCCAGCAAAGACAAAAccattttttctctgcttctgttgcTGAGTATTTCCTGTTGTGCTCCACTGTAGTCATTCATTGCTGTCATCATCACTGCTGACAGTGGATTCAGGGCATGCTTAAGCCTTTTCTAAATGTGTTATTGATTTTGGAACTCCAGAAGTCAAGCCAGACAACCTAATTCACACTAAACTAGCACAGCTCATATATGACCAATCTACTATCCCACCACCAAGAAGTCCATGAATTGTCAtgactgcagctcccagcatttTCACTGTGAATTCCCCTTTACCCCCTTCCAACCTGCCTCGCTCCAATATTAACAGACCTGAAGTCATCTTCTAGGAACCTAAAGACCCAATCCTGCCATGCTACACCACTCTTTTCACTTCCAGGGACAACACTAGTGCCCAAATACTGTCACATTTATTGACTCAAAATGTCTACACCTGCTCTAACTTCACACAGAACTCGTGGCTTCAGGAAAGTTAATGACCCATGAAGCTGTGACGTGAGTGAAACCAGAAGGAGCGATGCAGCTGCAATGGCTTGGACTGTCCAGCCAAGATATCACAACATAGATATCTTATCATAAGGCAAAGCCCTGGTTGCACTGCAGCACCCTATCACATCTGCTGAGCATTCAGCACAGACCGCCTGAACATCAAACGCTGCTCAAACAGGTTTTTAATaatgactattttttttaattgctcatGAAAGCCTACAAAATGCTCCAGCACCACCCGCTgcttccccctcctcccagaTTGCACCGCAGAGACCAGGCAGAAACTGCTAATCAGGAAAATACAAGATGTTCTTGGATAAGAACGGAGACATGCAAATAGCATTCACCCAAGAGACGATCACAACATCAGGGAAATTCTTAATTAGGTAGTATTTAATTGCACGTTATGCACTCACAAGACCCCTCAAGGCTCAGCAGTTAATATAATTACGCAGAGTGggttttattatatatatatatatattaagctGTCTAGATCAATATTGCAGTTATTAAATTAAGAAGCTGGCTCCATCACCAGCATAACGTCAGGTAAGCAAGGGCTGGTAATCCAGggggctgctggaagaaaaacaaagcatttccttcCGAGCTATTAGTCTGAGTTATCTGACAGCTCTTCAGGGCACTATGGAATTGGCTGATGGTCTCGGTATGCTTTCACACAGAAAACGGAGTgttaatgaaaaacattatttaaagcTGCAGTCATTACGTGAGATAATTTGCAGGCAGCCTCCTGGTGAGACAGAAGAATTCATTCCCATCTGTTCAGGGGGATATATCCATACCTAAGAGCATACATTGCTTTTTTGAAGAGTTCTTTGGTACAGGAACTCATTCTGCCTGCCTGGAGGTATTCagaacccacctggatgctttcctctGCAGCCTCCTTTGGGGTGcttgctttagcaggggagCAGCACTAGATAATCTCCAAAGTGGTTGCCAACTCTTTGAGTTGATCTACTTGATCTACTTTTCAAGTTAGCtttgctttgagcaggaggcTGGGCTAGGTGACATACGTAGGTCTCTTCCAATCAAAATGATGCTAGGATTCCAGAGCTAGCACATAAAAACACCCGAGAACAAAACATCTGATTTCAGGCATATTCATTGTAGGGCCTTTTCCAAGCTCAAGCAAACTTGATATTTCAAGATTCAGAATAGCTATTGCAACAATCCTAGCCATCAAACACTCACTGCAATAATAAGGTGATGCTGCTTTCCACACTTTGCTGAGCATTACTACCAGAGCTGAGCCAGTAGATGCTGCTCCATGAGTGAATTCTTCATCTACTGCAGGTCAAGGCCTGCCATATTAATGCTACAGTCCTACCTGCGGGTTAAAGAGGGACCTCAAGGCTGAGACTTTGCTACAATCTGGCACAAATGCTGCATTCACGCAGGTCTTTggaagttttcttcttctgtcatTAGGTTTATCCATCTGATCACAGAGAAACTGTAACCAGTTAACGCCAATGCATAGAAGTAGTGTGTTATTCCCAATCCCTCTCTGAATGAGAACCTTGCCAACCTTTGGGTTGTGTTTCAGAGCAGTAGGCCACGACTCAGAGACAGCACAAAGATGCAGGACAATTATTAACTCACTGTGTTACAGCCCTTGAATCCCAGAACGCAGcatggcttaggttggagagAACCTGAAAGATCTTTTGGATCCAAtgccctgccatgggcagggctgctaaTCACTAACTCAGGGCCCATCCAACATGactccaaggatggggcatccataactACTCTGGGTAACCCATTTCAGCACCACACCACCCTAACCAGTACTTTACAAAAGGTACTTCCCAATGCTGAGAACACTTTGGCCAGGTCAAAATCACTCTTACCCAGGAGGAGATTTAAGAATGCTTGCTAAAAAGCAGGGAGGAAATGCAACATTTTACTTATGTTGTCATGGTGACTCGTTCATTCATGAagcatctcttttcttctaGCTCCTGCAACCAAACTGCAAAGCTTTCAGCAACGCACCCAAAACCCCAACAGGGAAGCTGGGAAACAAGCAGCACATCACCCTAGAAGGCTCTGAAAGTATAACTAATGGAGGAAAAACAGGGGAAAGAGTCTAAAAGGCTTCAGTCTCACGAGCAACATGAAGAGCAAAGGGGGCCGATTTCAGCCTCTGTGTGAGGAGCTGCTTCCTCCTGAAGTTAACGGGTAACTTCCGAAGTCCTTTTATTTCCCGTTTCTCTACTAAACATCGCACAAAAGTTTACAGCCTCCCTCATTCCACGCCCTCCCCCCCTAGAAATTAAgttaaaacacagaacagcagtttCTGTCGGTCTATACAAGCCCACAAAGCCGTCACCTTCCTGAGGTGAGTTCCCTGACCAGCACCAACTTCGCCTCCTCAGAAACCCATTAAGGATCACAGttgggggatggaggggggaaTTGGGAGGTAGAAGGCCGAGGGGGGGCCCACCTGGGCGACAACCCCTACTAAAAACCCCTCcacaaaaggcagaaacagCCACTTCTCCCTCCACAAACACCCCCACGCCTCCACACAAGGCACCATACCAGCCTCAACGCCCACCCCCGTACTCTTTTCTCCCAGCCGACCCACCTCGCCCCAcaacagctcagccccacataggctctgccccatatccccccccgTACCTTGAGGCTGACGGCAGGCAGCTCCATGGCAGCGGCCCGCCCGCCCCGTGACTCCCACCGTGGGGCTGCTCCCCGGGGCCGCccaaaggagggaaggaaggcgGGAGCGGCCGGGACACCGCCTCCCTCAGCGCCCTGCCCCGGGGGTGGATCCCAACATGGAGGGGAACCTCGTTGGGGTTTTTGTCTCAGCTGTCAGGCTGTGAGGTGTTAGACGAGGAAGATATGGAGGATATGGAGTGTGTCCAGGGATGGGaatggagctgtgtgtgggagCGCAGTGTTatggggaacagctgagggaaggAGATGGGTCAGGCTGGgggagagacctcattgctctcaCAGCTCCTGAAAGGgggttgtggcaaggtgggcTCAGCCCTTGAACTTTGTAACAGCAACAGTATGGCCTTAAGACACAGCAGGGGAGGTGCAGGTTGGGTATTAGGGACAATAAAGAAGgagcagctgcccagggagcaatggggtcaccatccatggaggtgttcagtgtggagatgtggcactgagggatgtgggcatagtggggtgggttgggttggacttgatcaCAGAGCTCTTCCCCATCCTTAAGGAGCCTATGATTCAGAATTGGGACTCCTTCGCCTCTTGTTCTGAAGGCTTTTCCCATTTTAGAGCTGGGGAAGTTGTTAACTAAACgaccaaccccaacccacagTGTACAGCTATGAATTCCTTTCCTGCCCTGTTTATAACAGCCATCTTCTTCCCACATACAGCAATAGGATAGCAGAACCAAGAAGTAAGGGTGACCCTCTCCAACCCTCCCTGCCCAGTATATGCATGACCCATTTGCAGAGCATGACATTTCACAGACAGATTATGACATTTTGCTGGGTTGGTTTCTTTATTGTAATTTACTTTTAAGACAGGGCCTCTAAGAATGAGAGAGGAGCCAGAAGTTCATTGCAGAAGCTGGATGTGGAAATGTGTGAGTCACCCTTCAGTCCCACATCCAGTTCAAGCAGTGCAGTGCAAGGTTATGTATAGGTTGTCTGCAGTAGGGGATCTGAACTCACACGTTCTCAACCAAGCCACAAACAGGCCTTGGAAAAGCCATTTGTGCCCCTGCCTCTGGGAAGGGGAGTCTCAATCTGCCCTATCCTCCACTGCAGCCCAGTTTAAGTGTAAGCACTGTCTGGATGCAGCAGTATGTGGCAGCCTTTGCTCCTTCCAGCATTTTCACTTGGTCTGACTGAGACAGGCGGTCCCATTATCATGAACGTGGTGTGAGCTGTAATTTGGATTGATGTGACTGCTGTTCAATGCAAAGCATTCATTTCCCCTTGTACAATGGAAGTGCTTTACTTCATTTTGTTCATCAATGTATTGTGCAATTAATTCAGCCCTGTTTATTATATTCTGGGCTTGTATGTCATGGACTCAGGGGACTTGGAAATGCCTTAATGATCTCGTGGATATGAAAACAATGAGAGCTGTGATAGACATGATGCATTTGCACGTCTCTCGCACCTATTGGATCTAgaggttggttgttttttatgtctgctttgctctgcctgTACCTTGTAAATTGCCTCTCTGTGTAACCCGCTGCCTCTGTTCTCTTCCTTAGGCCTGATAGCTCAAAGCATCACAAACATGGTGAGAAAGACAAGCAGCAGGTTAAAGACTGCAGGGAGAAGCAGACAACCCCAGAGCCTGGAAACAGAATACAGAGATTTTCTTAACTAGGGTGAGTTCAGCTCACTGCAATTAATATCCAGCAATTAGCTGCTTTACATGAAAGGTTTGGGTAGCATGCCTTGTGCAAATTAAGTAAAAACCTATTGCACAGCTGATTCCCTTCCTGGCAGCATCAAAGTGGGGCTAATAAGGtagaaatgctttcctttgcatGTTCAGGATGCCGTACTTTTAGTGGGTAGGGTGATAGCAGTTCTGTGGGGAAGCATAGGCATTACTACCATTGCTCCTGCTCTCCTTATTCAGCCCACAGAGATAAAGGCAAGCTCACTGCTCATAGCTCTGCTCTTCTTGTCACTCACTTGGGGTCTAATCTAAAGGTAACTAATGACCACAGCTGCCGTGGTGCCTTTGAGTTGTGTCCTGTCTGCAGAGCCAAGAGCAATGAAAGCATCAGCACTGCACAAAATGCACCGTATCACCAATAGAGACTTTCAGAATAAGCAGTGAGGAAGGGTAGATAGATAGAAGttgtcccagctctgcagactCCCATTTAGATCCCAGGGGGAAATCAGCAAGCAGAAGCATCATTTGGATTGAAAGGGACACTGAAGTCATTTTGCAGTGCTGGTGAGAAAGCTCACTGTGAAACATACAGCAAGATGATTTGGGGAGTGGGGAGGGTTACATTAATAAGGCATATAATAAAATGAGAGATTCCTTTCTGATCTcggcaaaaaaagaaaaagagctacTCCTGTGTTTTTCTATAGTATAGTAATATAGACACAAGCAATT
The nucleotide sequence above comes from Coturnix japonica isolate 7356 chromosome 21, Coturnix japonica 2.1, whole genome shotgun sequence. Encoded proteins:
- the AGTRAP gene encoding type-1 angiotensin II receptor-associated protein isoform X5, whose amino-acid sequence is MNNSFPASYAWGNFSVLAVGIWAIVQRDSLDAIVMFLSGLLFTVLTDIIHISVYYPLHAYLIDAKRFSMGMAIFSLLLKPGSCYFVYRMYRERGGEYIFNIDLESSSDSRFAYNGLNRAGRDRSAYETIDQQDASPLWPDSSKTAQQPY
- the AGTRAP gene encoding type-1 angiotensin II receptor-associated protein isoform X3; translated protein: MELPAVSLKAIILVHWLLTVWGCMNNSFPASYAWGNFSVLAVGIWAIVQRDSLDAIVMFLSGLLFTVLTDIIHISVYYPLHAYLIDAKRFSMGMAIFSLLLKPGSCYFVYRMYRERGGEYIFNIDLESSSDSRFAYNGLNRAGRDRSAYETIDQQDASPLWPDSSKTAQQPY
- the AGTRAP gene encoding type-1 angiotensin II receptor-associated protein isoform X1; this encodes MDKPNDRRRKLPKTCVNAAFVPDCSKVSALRSLFNPQAIILVHWLLTVWGCMNNSFPASYAWGNFSVLAVGIWAIVQRDSLDAIVMFLSGLLFTVLTDIIHISVYYPLHAYLIDAKRFSMGMAIFSLLLKPGSCYFVYRMYRERGGEYIFNIDLESSSDSRFAYNGLNRAGRDRSAYETIDQQDASPLWPDSSKTAQQPY
- the AGTRAP gene encoding type-1 angiotensin II receptor-associated protein isoform X2, translated to MDKPNDRRRKLPKTCVNAAFVPDCSKVSALRSLFNPQAIILVHWLLTVWGCMNNSFPASYAWGNFSVLAVGIWAIVQRDSLDAIVMFLSGLLFTVLTDIIHISVYYPLHAYLIDAKRFSMGMAIFSLLLKPGSCYFVYRMYRERGGEYIFNIGLNRAGRDRSAYETIDQQDASPLWPDSSKTAQQPY
- the AGTRAP gene encoding type-1 angiotensin II receptor-associated protein isoform X4, which produces MELPAVSLKAIILVHWLLTVWGCMNNSFPASYAWGNFSVLAVGIWAIVQRDSLDAIVMFLSGLLFTVLTDIIHISVYYPLHAYLIDAKRFSMGMAIFSLLLKPGSCYFVYRMYRERGGEYIFNIGLNRAGRDRSAYETIDQQDASPLWPDSSKTAQQPY